ATTTTTTTGATCAAATTGATTTGCCCGTTCAATTGGTACATTTGAGTGGATCTGTTGAGCTAGGCCCCATTACAGGTATGGCTGAAGCAATCGTTGATTTAGTCGCAACTGGTCGTACTCTTAGAGATAATGGTCTTGTTGAAATTGAAGAACTTTTTAAATCAAGTGCTCGCCTTGTTGGGCACCCACTATCTCTAAGACTTGATAAAGGGCCCCTTCAAGAAATTATTGACTCAATTCAAATCCAATCTCAGACCAACCTCTTTTCTGATGGCAAAAAATGATCTTCGAAGAGTTAAGAAACTTGGAAAGTATCTAAAAAAAGAAAAAAAACGTTTAGTTCTAATACTTTTAATATTAATACCTGTGGCATTGGCTGGCGCAATTCAACCTCTTCTTGTTGGGCAGGCTATTTCTGTTTTAAGGGGAGAGGATACGATACTTTTTTTTGATAAGTTTACTAATGAATTATCTATTCGTTTTATAATAGTAATACTATTCATCACAGTATTACTTAGACTTGGATTGCAGGGGTTTCAGTCATACAATATACAGGCTGTAGGCCAGAGGCTGACTGCAAGGATTAGGAATGATTTGTTTTCTCATTCCATGTCATTGTCTTTGCGTTTTCATGACAAAATGCCTGTTGGCAAATTACTTACAAGATTAACTAGTGATGTTGATGCATTGTCAGAAGTTTTTGGTAGTGGAGCTGTTGGAGTATTGGCTGATTTTGTGAGTCTTATAGTTATATCAATAACTATGATTTTAATTGAATGGAGATTAGGTGTTCTCCTTTTGGTTGTTCAAATACCTGTTACGTTTTTTATTCTATGGTTACAAAAACGTTATCGAAGACAAAACTATAAAGTTAGAGAAGAACTTTCCCAATTAAATGCAAATTTTCAGGAAAATCTACAAGGTCTTGAAGTTGTTCAAATGTTTAGAAGACAAACATTAAATGGTCAAAACTTTTTTAAAACTGGAAATAATTATAAAAATGCCGTAAACGGTACCATTTTTTATGACAGTAGTATCTCTGCATTTATCGAATGGGTCTCATTAGCTGCAGTTGCTTTAGTTATTTCTCTTGGAGGTTATATGGTTACAGCAGGAGCAATGGGGTTGGGTACTCTTACGACATTTATTCTTTATTCACAAAGACTATTTGAACCTTTAAGACAGTTGGCAGAAAGATTTACACAAATACAGGGAGGGTTAACAGCAGTGGAAAGAATAAGTGAATTGCTTGAGAAAAAAATCGAGATATATGATCAAATTAATCCTAAAGCAGAAAATAAAGAATCGACAAAATCAAGGAAAACTGTTTTTGGGGAAGTTCTATTTGAAAATGTAAGTTTTTTCTATAGAGAAGATGAACCGATAATCAATGATTTAAGTTTTAAAATTAAACCAGGCGAACACGTTGCACTTGTTGGTCCAACTGGTTCAGGGAAGACTACCTTAATAAGATTGTTATGTAGACTTTATGAGCCTCAAAAAGGAAATATATATAT
This is a stretch of genomic DNA from Prochlorococcus marinus str. MIT 0912. It encodes these proteins:
- a CDS encoding ABC transporter ATP-binding protein, giving the protein MAKNDLRRVKKLGKYLKKEKKRLVLILLILIPVALAGAIQPLLVGQAISVLRGEDTILFFDKFTNELSIRFIIVILFITVLLRLGLQGFQSYNIQAVGQRLTARIRNDLFSHSMSLSLRFHDKMPVGKLLTRLTSDVDALSEVFGSGAVGVLADFVSLIVISITMILIEWRLGVLLLVVQIPVTFFILWLQKRYRRQNYKVREELSQLNANFQENLQGLEVVQMFRRQTLNGQNFFKTGNNYKNAVNGTIFYDSSISAFIEWVSLAAVALVISLGGYMVTAGAMGLGTLTTFILYSQRLFEPLRQLAERFTQIQGGLTAVERISELLEKKIEIYDQINPKAENKESTKSRKTVFGEVLFENVSFFYREDEPIINDLSFKIKPGEHVALVGPTGSGKTTLIRLLCRLYEPQKGNIYIDGQNIKNIPIESLRKQLGVVLQDTFLFSGNVADNLRLDSVIDNQRLKDICSDLGLDNLLRKLPNGLDTYIRERGGNLSSGERQLLSIVRVAIRDPKVLIMDEATAFMDPSTEATLQRDLDRLLEKRTALVIAHRLATIEASDRILVMKKGSLLEQGTHEELRALGGLYSQLSELQEKGLTTI